Proteins encoded in a region of the Euzebya tangerina genome:
- a CDS encoding tetratricopeptide repeat protein, producing the protein MAVVLFGTVHMIEEQEEMENREEDQPIQRSLSGQTPPPRRRGGRSKADPAKPQLPRERPHLAAGVYRDIKRTAREQDIEDVATAVAVATEAMSVGDVERAVELLTWASSRAGRSVAIREGLGVALYSLGRFEDAQRELQAYRRLSGRADQNHLLADCARALGRDDRVDGLVREMLEGDRARAVPNDRAVEGVIVQAGMLAGNGDYDGALVLLDRAPLDPETGVEHARTWYLAGDVAEQKGDVGLAQEYFEAVAAIDDEFLDVGERLSRLDS; encoded by the coding sequence GTGGCTGTTGTGCTTTTCGGAACGGTGCACATGATTGAGGAGCAGGAGGAGATGGAGAATCGCGAGGAGGATCAGCCGATCCAGCGAAGCCTGAGTGGCCAGACACCGCCGCCTCGCCGCAGGGGAGGCCGGTCGAAGGCCGATCCGGCCAAGCCCCAGCTCCCGAGAGAGCGTCCCCACCTGGCGGCAGGCGTCTATCGCGACATCAAGCGGACGGCGCGTGAGCAGGACATCGAGGACGTCGCGACCGCTGTTGCCGTGGCGACCGAGGCAATGTCGGTGGGAGACGTCGAACGGGCGGTCGAGCTGCTGACATGGGCGTCGAGCCGGGCCGGTCGCAGTGTTGCCATTCGGGAAGGCCTCGGGGTCGCCCTGTACTCCCTCGGACGGTTCGAGGATGCCCAACGTGAGCTGCAGGCCTATCGGCGGCTCTCGGGTCGGGCGGACCAGAACCACCTCCTGGCCGACTGCGCGCGGGCGCTGGGCCGCGATGACCGCGTCGACGGGTTGGTGCGAGAGATGCTGGAAGGGGATCGGGCGCGAGCCGTGCCCAACGACCGGGCAGTCGAGGGCGTGATAGTCCAGGCCGGCATGCTGGCGGGCAACGGGGACTATGACGGCGCGCTGGTCCTGCTGGATCGGGCGCCCCTCGATCCGGAGACCGGCGTGGAGCACGCACGAACGTGGTACCTGGCTGGCGATGTCGCCGAGCAGAAGGGCGACGTGGGCCTTGCGCAGGAGTACTTCGAGGCCGTCGCGGCCATCGACGACGAATTCTTGGATGTGGGGGAGCGGCTGTCGCGACTCGACAGCTGA
- a CDS encoding AI-2E family transporter, translating into MPDEPDVEQPDVPREPSPSPADVHATERALPSPARVLGLIAVVVVAYGTILMIQSLRSILVMLLVSLFISFAMEPAVKWLVQRGARRGFATAAVFLLSILLLVASFGSVIPLLIDQVGELLRSLPRSVSDVNDLLSRIPLIELQLDPEGDLNQELLRIGREFGTGDLASVATGNVLGAAGSVVGLGATAIGILFQGLTVLLVSFYMVADGPRFRATLARPLPPQRQRELLAVWEIAVAKTGGYIYSRLLLAITAALVTAIFLTVLGVPYPLPLGLWVGVSGAFIPVLGTYLGGILVLLVAAGDRPLNAAWVLVFLIVYQQLENYLIAPRLTAVTMDVHPAVAFVSVIIGATLLGAVGALLALPATAIIQAVASTYIHRHQLIDELIEASESLEDAVGPDLPPLRVDSIPT; encoded by the coding sequence GTGCCCGACGAACCAGACGTGGAGCAGCCAGACGTCCCCCGGGAGCCCAGCCCCAGTCCCGCTGATGTGCACGCGACAGAGCGTGCGCTGCCATCACCAGCCCGGGTGCTCGGGCTCATCGCCGTCGTGGTCGTCGCCTACGGCACGATCCTGATGATCCAGTCGCTCCGGTCCATCCTGGTGATGCTGCTGGTCTCGCTGTTCATCTCCTTTGCGATGGAGCCGGCGGTGAAGTGGCTGGTGCAACGGGGCGCCCGCCGAGGGTTCGCCACGGCAGCGGTGTTCCTGCTCAGCATCCTGCTGCTCGTCGCGTCCTTCGGATCGGTCATCCCGCTGCTGATCGACCAGGTGGGTGAGTTGCTGCGTTCCTTGCCCCGGTCGGTCAGTGACGTGAACGATCTGCTGTCACGGATCCCGCTCATCGAGCTCCAACTGGACCCGGAGGGGGATCTGAATCAGGAGCTGCTGCGGATCGGCCGGGAGTTCGGGACCGGAGACCTGGCGTCGGTGGCGACGGGCAATGTCCTGGGGGCAGCCGGCTCCGTGGTTGGCCTCGGTGCGACTGCGATCGGCATTCTCTTCCAAGGCCTCACCGTCCTGCTGGTGTCCTTCTACATGGTCGCCGACGGCCCGAGGTTCCGAGCGACGCTGGCTCGCCCCCTCCCGCCTCAGCGTCAACGCGAGCTGCTGGCGGTGTGGGAGATCGCCGTCGCCAAGACCGGCGGGTACATCTACTCGAGGCTGCTCCTCGCGATCACCGCCGCCCTGGTCACGGCCATCTTCCTGACCGTGCTCGGGGTGCCGTACCCCCTGCCCCTCGGACTGTGGGTTGGTGTGTCCGGCGCGTTCATCCCGGTCCTCGGGACCTACCTGGGCGGCATCCTCGTCCTCCTCGTCGCTGCGGGGGACCGCCCACTCAACGCCGCGTGGGTGCTGGTGTTCCTGATCGTCTATCAGCAGCTCGAGAACTACCTGATCGCACCGAGGCTGACGGCTGTGACGATGGACGTGCACCCCGCAGTTGCCTTCGTCAGCGTCATCATCGGCGCAACGCTGCTCGGTGCCGTGGGCGCGCTGCTCGCGTTGCCCGCCACTGCGATCATCCAGGCCGTGGCGTCCACCTACATCCATCGACACCAACTGATCGACGAGCTGATCGAGGCATCGGAGTCGTTGGAAGACGCGGTCGGCCCCGATCTGCCCCCGCTCCGGGTCGACTCGATCCCCACCTAA
- a CDS encoding phasin family protein, whose product METAWRKYLDLAASLTEVPRRKAEEVVKALVVRGEVAANASENLVEALLGQVERNRKSIQDLVSNEVERALGGVDVVRKGALDALESRIGILERLRGDEDEAEEAPAPKTAAAVPAATKKAPAKKTAKKTAKKTAKKTAKKSVKKATAKTSTAKKSTKTASSAKKTAAKKTAAKTTAAKATKTSPTKTSAGKKSTAKKLEGKKSTKSSSAKKTAANTTAAKATKRSPAKKSTAKKSTAKKGTPLKATTKKATTKSTTAKKTAAKKTAPPAGDAS is encoded by the coding sequence GTGGAAACTGCCTGGAGGAAGTACCTGGACCTGGCCGCCAGCCTGACCGAGGTTCCCCGTCGAAAGGCCGAGGAGGTTGTGAAGGCGCTGGTCGTCCGGGGCGAGGTGGCAGCCAACGCCAGCGAGAACCTCGTCGAGGCACTGCTCGGCCAGGTCGAGCGGAACCGCAAGTCGATCCAGGATCTGGTGAGCAACGAGGTCGAACGGGCGCTCGGCGGGGTCGACGTCGTTCGCAAGGGCGCTCTGGACGCTCTGGAGAGCCGCATCGGCATTCTCGAGCGACTTCGAGGGGATGAGGACGAGGCAGAGGAGGCACCGGCCCCCAAGACCGCGGCCGCCGTGCCAGCCGCCACGAAGAAGGCACCGGCCAAGAAGACCGCGAAGAAGACCGCGAAGAAGACGGCCAAGAAGACGGCCAAGAAGTCGGTGAAGAAGGCCACCGCCAAGACGTCGACGGCGAAGAAGTCGACCAAGACGGCCTCGTCGGCGAAGAAGACGGCGGCGAAGAAGACGGCGGCCAAGACGACGGCGGCGAAGGCGACGAAGACCAGTCCGACCAAAACGTCGGCCGGGAAGAAGTCGACCGCGAAGAAGTTGGAGGGGAAGAAGTCGACCAAGTCGTCTTCGGCGAAGAAGACGGCGGCCAACACGACGGCGGCCAAGGCGACGAAGCGCAGCCCGGCCAAGAAGTCGACCGCCAAGAAGTCGACCGCTAAGAAGGGCACGCCCTTGAAGGCGACCACCAAGAAGGCCACCACCAAGAGCACGACCGCCAAGAAGACCGCTGCGAAGAAGACAGCCCCGCCCGCAGGTGATGCCTCGTGA